One genomic region from Prunus persica cultivar Lovell chromosome G3, Prunus_persica_NCBIv2, whole genome shotgun sequence encodes:
- the LOC18784275 gene encoding probable endo-1,3(4)-beta-glucanase ARB_01444 — MLKKIKRKVKILITKSFKKPRKPYKPPPSSPSFPSPPSPEESETMPPPPQPALKLPTATPFLFPQTQSTVLPDPSHFFSPNLLTTPLPTNSFFQNFALKNGDQPEYFHPYQIKSSSSSLTISYPSRFFNSAFLYHIFIADLTISASQNSNSQETHKISSFNDLSVTLDFPSSNLRFFLVRGSPFVTCSVSSRTELSISTIHAVLSCSSNSSRTKYTIKLNNNQTWLIYTSSPIDLTSSSLSLITSGGFSGIIRIAILPDSDPQYEATLDQFSSCYPVSGEAVFTKPFSLEYKWEKKGWGDLLMLAHPLHLQLLSGDDCDVTILEDFKFKSIDGDLVGVVGDSWVLKPDPVSVTWHSTRGIKEDSYAEIISALRKDVEALNSTPITTTSSYFYGKLIARAARLALIAEEVAYLDVIPAIRKYLKDTIEPWLDGSFSGNGFLYDRKWGGIVTRQGATDSGADFGFGIYNDHHYHLGYFLYAISVLAKIDPAWGRKYRPQAYSLAADFLTIGRRSNSHYPRLRCFDLYKLHSWAGGLTEFADGRNQESTSEAVNAYYSAALMGLAYGDTHLVATGSMLAALEIQAAQTWWHVREGDSMYGEDFTRENRLVGVLWATKRDSGLWFAPPEWRECRLGIQLLPLLPISEVLFSDVGFVRDLVKWTLPALSREGVGEGWKGFVYSLVGIYDKEGALQKIRNLNGYDDGNSLTNLLWWIHSRGEEGKEFEAGGNVCWFRHYH, encoded by the coding sequence atgttgaaaaaaattaaaagaaaagtcaAAATCTTAATCACCAAGAGTTTCAAAAAACCTCGCAAGCCCTATAAACCACCTCCATCTTCACCTTCATTTCCATCGCCACCATCTCCTGAAGAATCCGAAACCATGCCACCGCCACCACAGCCAGCCCTCAAGCTACCAACCGCCACCCCTTTCCTCTTCCCTCAAACCCAATCCACAGTCCTCCCTGACCCTTCCCATTTCTTCTCCCCCAATCTCCTCACAACCCCTCTTCCCACCAACTCTTTCTTCCAAAACTTTGCCCTCAAAAATGGGGACCAACCTGAGTATTTTCACCCCTACCAAATcaaatcctcctcctcctctctcaCCATCTCTTACCCATCTCGCTTCTTCAACTCTGCTTTTCTGTACCACATTTTCATAGCTGATCTCACCATCTCTGCCTCACAAAACTCCAATTCCCAAGAGACGCATAAAATCTCTTCATTCAATGATCTCAGTGTCACTCTGGACTTTCCCTCCTCCAATCTCCGCTTCTTTCTCGTCCGGGGAAGCCCCTTTGTCACCTGCTCTGTTTCTAGCCGCACTGAGCTTTCAATCTCCACCATTCATGCAGTTCTCTCTTGTTCTTCCAATAGCTCACGCACCAAATACACCATCAAGCTCAACAACAATCAAACATGGCTTATCTACACATCATCCCCAATTGATTTGACTAGCAGCAGCCTGTCATTGATCACTTCTGGTGGGTTTTCTGGGATTATTCGGATTGCCATATTGCCGGATTCTGATCCACAATACGAGGCAACCCTCGACCAGTTCAGCTCGTGTTACCCGGTTTCGGGTGAAGCTGTGTTCACGAAGCCATTTTCTTTGGAATATAAATGGGAAAAGAAAGGATGGGGTGATTTGCTTATGCTGGCTCATCCTCTCCATCTTCAGCTTCTTTCTGGTGACGATTGCGATGTTACTATTTTGGAGGATTTTAAGTTCAAAAGCATTGATGGTGATCTTGTTGGTGTTGTTGGTGATTCATGGGTTTTGAAACCAGACCCTGTTTCAGTCACTTGGCATTCAACCAGAGGTATTAAAGAAGATTCATATGCTGAAATTATTTCTGCACTTCGGAAAGATGTTGAAGCTCTGAATTCAACCCCAATAACAACTAcatcttcttatttttatggaaaattGATTGCCCGAGCGGCAAGGTTAGCTTTGATTGCTGAGGAGGTGGCTTATCTTGATGTGATTCCGGCAATTAGGAAATATTTGAAGGATACAATTGAACCATGGTTGGATGGAAGTTTCAGTGGAAATGGTTTCTTGTATGATCGCAAATGGGGGGGAATTGTCACTAGACAAGGAGCAACTGATTCTGGTGcagattttggttttggaatttATAATGATCACCACTATCATCTGGGGTACTTTCTTTATGCCATTTCGGTGCTTGCAAAGATTGACCCTGCATGGGGGAGGAAGTACAGACCTCAAGCTTATTCGCTTGCGGCCGATTTTCTGACCATTGGTAGGCGATCAAATTCACATTATCCTCGTCTGAGGTGCTTTGATTTGTACAAATTACACTCGTGGGCAGGCGGGCTAACTGAATTTGCAGATGGGCGGAATCAAGAGAGCACGAGTGAGGCAGTGAACGCTTATTATTCAGCTGCATTGATGGGGTTAGCCTATGGAGACACTCATCTCGTGGCCACAGGATCAATGCTTGCAGCATTGGAAATTCAGGCGGCTCAAACGTGGTGGCACGTAAGAGAGGGAGATAGCATGTATGGGGAAGATTTCACAAGGGAAAATAGGTTGGTTGGAGTTCTGTGGGCTACCAAGAGGGACAGTGGTCTTTGGTTTGCTCCTCCAGAGTGGAGAGAATGCAGGCTTGGAATTCAGTTGCTACCACTATTGCCAATCAGTGAGGTCTTGTTCTCTGATGTTGGCTTTGTTAGGGATCTTGTGAAGTGGACCTTACCAGCTCTGAGTAGGGAGGGAGTTGGAGAAGGATGGAAAGGGTTTGTTTATTCCTTGGTAGGGATTTACGACAAAGAAGGTGCTTTGCAGAAGATAAGGAACTTGAATGGTTACGATGATGGTAACTCACTTACAAATTTGTTGTGGTGGATCCACAGCAGAGGTGAGGAAGGAAAGGAATTTGAGGCTGGAGGGAACGTATGCTGGTTTAGGCACTATCACTGA
- the LOC18783665 gene encoding probable endo-1,3(4)-beta-glucanase ARB_01444 isoform X2, with the protein MANNNITTYGFSFALIICMAAFSLIPQTTSSSSPFQFPPTQSTILPEPSSFFSPNLLSTPLPTNSFFQNFALNNGDKPEYFHPYSINSSSSSLSLSYPSLSSTSAFISQTFAPDLTIYASQTSTNIDAANSSRRVISGFTDLSVTLDFPSSNLRFFLARGSPYVTCNVNSNTKFIVQLNNNQTWVLYTSSPSNLTRSSPSTLTFDGYSGTIRIALVPGSDPKYESILDRFSYAYPVSGEAVFTKSFTLEYKWEKYGQGDLLMLAHPLHLQILSNATVLDDFKYKSIDGDLVGVVGDSWELRSHNVSVTWHSIEGVKQGSYPEIVSALRHDVEVLSSTPITTASSYFYGKLVARAARLALIAEEVDCLDVVPAIKKYLMDAIEPWLDGTFSGNGFLYDPKWGGLVTKQGSTDRGADFGFGVYNDHHYHLGYFVYGISVLAKIDPAWGIKYKAQAYSLAADFINLGNQSNSNYPKLRCFDMYTLHSWAGGLTEFGDGRNQESTSEAVNAYYSAALMGLAYGDTNLFDSGSMLTALEIQAAQMWWHVREGDTLYEEAFTKENRIVGISWANKRDSGLWFAPPEAREMRLGIQLLPISPITEILFSDDGFAKEIVEWALPSLSREGVEEGWKGFVYALQGIYDKDGALEKIKSVTGFDDGNSLTNLLWWIHSRSLGSQ; encoded by the exons ATGGCAAACAACAACATCACTACTTATGGTTTCTCTTTTGCTCTCATCATTTGCATGGCAGCTTTCTCGCTAATTCCACAGACcacctcatcatcatccccaTTTCAATTCCCTCCAACCCAATCCACAATCCTCCCTGAACCGTCAAGCTTCTTCTCTCCAAACCTCCTCTCAACCCCTCTCCCCACTAATTCTTTTTTCCAGAACTTTGCACTCAACAATGGCGATAAACCCGAATACTTCCACCCGTACAGCATcaactcctcctcctcctctctatctctctcctaCCCATCTCTCTCCTCCACCTCTGCTTTTATCTCCCAAACCTTTGCCCCTGACCTCACCATCTATGCCTCCCAAACCAGCACCAACATAGATGCAGCAAATAGCAGCCGCCGTGTAATCTCTGGCTTCACTGATCTTAGTGTCACCTTGGACTTTCCCTCGTCCAACCTTCGCTTCTTCCTCGCTCGAGGAAGCCCCTATGTCACCTGCAATGT CAACTCAAACACCAAGTTCATCGTCCAACTTAACAACAATCAAACATGGGTTCTATACACCTCATCCCCAAGTAATTTGACTAGAAGCAGCCCATCAACCTTAACTTTTGATGGCTATTCTGGGACTATTCGGATTGCATTGGTGCCGGGTTCTGATCCAAAATACGAGTCAATCCTTGACCGGTTTAGTTATGCTTACCCTGTTTCTGGTGAAGCTGTGTTCACAAAGTCATTCACTTTGGAATATAAATGGGAAAAGTATGGACAGGGAGATTTGCTTATGCTAGCTCATCCTCTCCATCTTCAGATTCTGTCTAACGCTACTGTTTTGGATGATTTCAAGTACAAAAGCATTGATGGTGATCTGGTTGGTGTTGTTGGTGATTCGTGGGAGTTGAGATCACATAATGTTTCAGTCACTTGGCACTCAATTGAAGGCGTCAAACAAGGTTCGTACCCTGAAATTGTTTCTGCACTTCGTCACGATGTGGAGGTTCTCAGTTCGACTCCAATAACAACTGCATcgtcatatttttatgggaAATTGGTTGCCAGAGCAGCAAGGTTGGCTTTGATTGCTGAAGAGGTGGATTGCCTTGATGTGGTTCCAGCAATTAAGAAATACTTGATGGACGCAATTGAGCCATGGTTGGATGGTACTTTTAGTGGGAATGGTTTTCTGTATGATCCTAAATGGGGTGGACTTGTCACCAAACAAGGATCAACTGATCGGGGTGCAGATTTCGGGTTTGGAGTTTATAATGATCACCATTACCATCTAGGATATTTTGTGTATGGTATTTCAGTGCTTGCAAAGATTGATCCCGCATGGGGGATCAAGTACAAGGCTCAAGCTTACTCTCTTGCAGCTGATTTCATCAACTTGGGCAACCAATCGAATTCAAACTATCCAAAGTTGAGATGCTTTGATATGTACACACTACACTCTTGGGCTGGAGGACTGACTGAATTTGGAGATGGAAGGAACCAAGAGAGCACAAGTGAAGCAGTGAATGCTTACTATTCAGCTGCATTAATGGGCCTAGCCTATGGAGACACCAATCTTTTTGACAGTGGATCAATGCTTACAGCTTTGGAAATTCAAGCAGCTCAAATGTGGTGGCATGTAAGAGAAGGAGATACACTTTATGAGGAAGCGTTCACAAAGGAAAATAGAATTGTGGGAATTTCATGGGCAAACAAGAGAGACAGTGGACTTTGGTTTGCTCCTCCAGAGGCAAGAGAAATGAGGCTTGGAATTCAATTGTTGCCCATATCCCCAATCACTGAGATCTTGTTCTCTGATGATGGCTTTGCTAAGGAAATTGTGGAATGGGCATTGCCATCTCTGAGTAGAGAAGGAGTTGAGGAAGGATGGAAGGGTTTTGTCTATGCCTTGCAAGGGATTTATGATAAGGATGGTGCTTTGGAGAAGATTAAGAGCGTGACGGGTTTTGATGATGGAAACTCTCTCACTAATCTCCTATGGTGGATTCATAGTAGGAGCTTAGGTTCACAGTAG
- the LOC18782490 gene encoding proline-rich receptor-like protein kinase PERK8, whose translation MSSTSPSPNSSPSAVPPTSSGTSPPPPASPAPSNSSTTTTTATPSDASSPLPQSPPPATPAVPPPKSSPPPSKPPPSPPQAPPPSPPQSPPPSSPTAPPPSPPAASPPPSPPASSPPSPPASPPPAASAPPPNASPPPPSGGSPPPQSSPPPPAEASPPRTSTSDSPPPPADVPPPSANSSPPPPRGKAPEKSPPSPTGTPPPSGSKSAPPPADNSPPEPSLQSPPPSVPSSSSPPLSSPAPPSNSSSPTPLPQKPTARSTTNANVTSNTTSRNTSGLNTGGAVAIGIAVGFLVLSLVVMAVWFAKKHKKRTGSNLRYAMPSPFASSQNSDSVFLKPHSPAPLVGNGSGSDFMYAQSDPGGVNNSRSWFTYEELLQATNGFSTKNLLGEGGFGCVYKGVLEDEREVAVKQLKIGGGQGEREFKAEVEIISRVHHRHLVSLVGYCISEHQRLLVYDFVPNDTLHYHLHGEGRPVLDWATRVKVAAGAARGIAYLHEDCHPRIIHRDIKSSNILLDSNFEAQVADFGLAKLSLDSNTHVTTRVMGTFGYMAPEYATSGKLTDKSDVYSYGVVLLELITGRKPVDSSQPLGDESLVEWARPLLSQALENEDFEELADSRLENNYVENEMFRMIEAASACVRHSAAKRPRMRQVVRAFDSLDELSDLSNGMKPGQSEIFDSAQQSAQIRMFQRMAFGSQDNSTSFFKNTQSSWKSRDSREHGDKTGSSWTSRDSREHGDQTQSSWSRDQRDQSTVISIDRSGLWNN comes from the exons ATGTCTTCAACATCACCTTCTCCAAATTCTTCCCCTTCTGCGGTCCCACCAACTTCATCTGGTACCTCACCACCCCCACCTGCTTCCCCTGCCCCATCAAATTCGTCAACTACTACAACCACTGCAACCCCTTCTGACGCTTCATCCCCTCTTCCCCAGTCTCCTCCTCCAGCAACACCAGCTGTTCCCCCTCCAaaatcatcaccaccaccatcaaaaCCGCCGCCTTCGCCTCCTCAGGCTCCACCCCCATCCCCTCCTCAGTCTCCACCCCCATCATCTCCAACTGCTCCACCCCCATCGCCTCCGGCGGCATCACccccaccatcaccacccGCATCATCACCACCTTCGCCACCAGCTTCCCCTCCTCCTGCTGCATCTGCACCCCCACCAAATGCGTCTCCACCGCCTCCATCAGGAGGTTCCCCTCCTCCCCAATCTTCCCCACCACCTCCAGCAGAAGCCTCACCTCCACGTACATCCACCTCAGATTCGCCACCTCCTCCAGCCGATGTACCACCACCTTCGGCCAATtcttcaccaccaccaccacggGGAAAAGCACCAGAAAAATCCCCTCCATCCCCCACTGGTACACCTCCTCCATCTGGTTCTAAATCTGCTCCTCCACCAGCTGATAACTCCCCCCCTGAACCCTCTTTGCAATCACCACCTCCTTCAGtcccttcatcttcttcacctCCTCTTAGTTCTCCAGCTCCACCTAGTAATTCATCAAGTCCAACTCCCTTACCACAGAAGCCAACTGCAAGGTCAACTACTAATGCCAATGTAACGTCAAATACCACATCTAGAAATACAAGCGGGTTAAACACGGGAGGAGCTGTGGCAATTGGAATTGCAGTTGGATTTCTGGTGCTCAGTCTTGTTGTTATGGCGGTTTGGTTTGCAAAGAAGCACAAGAAAAGAACTGGATCAAATCTTCGTTACGCCATGCCTTCCCCCTTCGCTTCATCTCAGAATTCAG ATTCAGTATTTCTGAAGCCACATTCTCCAGCTCCCCTTGTAGGAAATGGTTCTGGTAGTGATTTCATGTATGCACAATCAGATCCTGGTGGAGTAAACAATTCAAGATCATGGTTTACATATGAAGAACTACTCCAAGCCACAAATGGTTTTTCGACAAAGAATCTTTTGGGCGAAGGTGGATTTGGTTGTGTATACAAAGGTGTTCTGGAAGATGAAAGGGAAGTTGCTGTAAAACAGCTAAAAATTGGTGGTGGACAAGGGGAACGTGAGTTTAAAGCTGAAGTTGAAATTATTAGTCGTGTACACCATCGCCATTTGGTTTCCCTGGTTGGTTACTGTATATCTGAGCATCAAAGATTGCTTGTCTATGACTTCGTTCCAAACGATACCCTACATTACCATCTTCATG GCGAGGGCAGGCCGGTTCTGGATTGGGCAACCAGAGTCAAGGTTGCTGCTGGTGCAGCTCGTGGAATAGCTTACTTACACGAAGATT GTCATCCCCGCATTATTCACAGAGATATTAAGTCATCAAACATCCTTTTGGATAGCAACTTTGAAGCTCAG GTTGCAGATTTTGGGCTTGCAAAGCTATCATTGGATTCAAATACGCATGTAACCACAAGAGTAATGGGAACATTTGG ATACATGGCTCCAGAATATGCAACAAGTGGAAAGTTGACAGACAAGTCTGATGTTTACTCTTATGGTGTTGTGCTATTGGAGCTAATTACAGGCCGCAAACCCGTGGATTCTTCTCAGCCATTGGGTGATGAGAGCCTAGTTGAATgg GCTCGGCCTTTGCTTTCTCAAGCACTTGAGAATGAAGACTTTGAAGAGTTGGCAGATTCAAGGCTGGAAAATAATTATGTTGAGAATGAAATGTTTCGAATGATTGAGGCGGCTTCAGCTTGTGTGCGTCATTCAGCTGCAAAAAGGCCACGGATGAGACAG GTGGTAAGGGCTTTTGACTCCTTAGATGAATTATCAGATCTCAGTAACGGAATGAAACCTGGACAAAGTGAAATTTTTGATTCCGCACAACAATCTGCACAAATTAGAATGTTTCAGAGAATGGCATTTGGTAGTCAAGACAACAGTACaagttttttcaaaaacacTCAGAGTAGCTGGAAAAGTAGAGACTCTAGAGAGCACGGGGACAAAACCGGGAGTAGCTGGACAAGTAGAGACTCTAGAGAGCATGGGGACCAAACTCAGAGTAGCTGGAGCAGAGACCAGAGAGACCAAAGTACTGTAATATCCATTGATAGATCTGGGTTATGGAACAACTGA
- the LOC18783665 gene encoding probable endo-1,3(4)-beta-glucanase ARB_01444 isoform X1 translates to MANNNITTYGFSFALIICMAAFSLIPQTTSSSSPFQFPPTQSTILPEPSSFFSPNLLSTPLPTNSFFQNFALNNGDKPEYFHPYSINSSSSSLSLSYPSLSSTSAFISQTFAPDLTIYASQTSTNIDAANSSRRVISGFTDLSVTLDFPSSNLRFFLARGSPYVTCNVSSPTAVSVSTIHAILESYSSNSNTKFIVQLNNNQTWVLYTSSPSNLTRSSPSTLTFDGYSGTIRIALVPGSDPKYESILDRFSYAYPVSGEAVFTKSFTLEYKWEKYGQGDLLMLAHPLHLQILSNATVLDDFKYKSIDGDLVGVVGDSWELRSHNVSVTWHSIEGVKQGSYPEIVSALRHDVEVLSSTPITTASSYFYGKLVARAARLALIAEEVDCLDVVPAIKKYLMDAIEPWLDGTFSGNGFLYDPKWGGLVTKQGSTDRGADFGFGVYNDHHYHLGYFVYGISVLAKIDPAWGIKYKAQAYSLAADFINLGNQSNSNYPKLRCFDMYTLHSWAGGLTEFGDGRNQESTSEAVNAYYSAALMGLAYGDTNLFDSGSMLTALEIQAAQMWWHVREGDTLYEEAFTKENRIVGISWANKRDSGLWFAPPEAREMRLGIQLLPISPITEILFSDDGFAKEIVEWALPSLSREGVEEGWKGFVYALQGIYDKDGALEKIKSVTGFDDGNSLTNLLWWIHSRSLGSQ, encoded by the coding sequence ATGGCAAACAACAACATCACTACTTATGGTTTCTCTTTTGCTCTCATCATTTGCATGGCAGCTTTCTCGCTAATTCCACAGACcacctcatcatcatccccaTTTCAATTCCCTCCAACCCAATCCACAATCCTCCCTGAACCGTCAAGCTTCTTCTCTCCAAACCTCCTCTCAACCCCTCTCCCCACTAATTCTTTTTTCCAGAACTTTGCACTCAACAATGGCGATAAACCCGAATACTTCCACCCGTACAGCATcaactcctcctcctcctctctatctctctcctaCCCATCTCTCTCCTCCACCTCTGCTTTTATCTCCCAAACCTTTGCCCCTGACCTCACCATCTATGCCTCCCAAACCAGCACCAACATAGATGCAGCAAATAGCAGCCGCCGTGTAATCTCTGGCTTCACTGATCTTAGTGTCACCTTGGACTTTCCCTCGTCCAACCTTCGCTTCTTCCTCGCTCGAGGAAGCCCCTATGTCACCTGCAATGTGTCTAGCCCCACTGCAGTTTCTGTCTCAACCATTCACGCAATCCTCGAATCCTATTCGAGCAACTCAAACACCAAGTTCATCGTCCAACTTAACAACAATCAAACATGGGTTCTATACACCTCATCCCCAAGTAATTTGACTAGAAGCAGCCCATCAACCTTAACTTTTGATGGCTATTCTGGGACTATTCGGATTGCATTGGTGCCGGGTTCTGATCCAAAATACGAGTCAATCCTTGACCGGTTTAGTTATGCTTACCCTGTTTCTGGTGAAGCTGTGTTCACAAAGTCATTCACTTTGGAATATAAATGGGAAAAGTATGGACAGGGAGATTTGCTTATGCTAGCTCATCCTCTCCATCTTCAGATTCTGTCTAACGCTACTGTTTTGGATGATTTCAAGTACAAAAGCATTGATGGTGATCTGGTTGGTGTTGTTGGTGATTCGTGGGAGTTGAGATCACATAATGTTTCAGTCACTTGGCACTCAATTGAAGGCGTCAAACAAGGTTCGTACCCTGAAATTGTTTCTGCACTTCGTCACGATGTGGAGGTTCTCAGTTCGACTCCAATAACAACTGCATcgtcatatttttatgggaAATTGGTTGCCAGAGCAGCAAGGTTGGCTTTGATTGCTGAAGAGGTGGATTGCCTTGATGTGGTTCCAGCAATTAAGAAATACTTGATGGACGCAATTGAGCCATGGTTGGATGGTACTTTTAGTGGGAATGGTTTTCTGTATGATCCTAAATGGGGTGGACTTGTCACCAAACAAGGATCAACTGATCGGGGTGCAGATTTCGGGTTTGGAGTTTATAATGATCACCATTACCATCTAGGATATTTTGTGTATGGTATTTCAGTGCTTGCAAAGATTGATCCCGCATGGGGGATCAAGTACAAGGCTCAAGCTTACTCTCTTGCAGCTGATTTCATCAACTTGGGCAACCAATCGAATTCAAACTATCCAAAGTTGAGATGCTTTGATATGTACACACTACACTCTTGGGCTGGAGGACTGACTGAATTTGGAGATGGAAGGAACCAAGAGAGCACAAGTGAAGCAGTGAATGCTTACTATTCAGCTGCATTAATGGGCCTAGCCTATGGAGACACCAATCTTTTTGACAGTGGATCAATGCTTACAGCTTTGGAAATTCAAGCAGCTCAAATGTGGTGGCATGTAAGAGAAGGAGATACACTTTATGAGGAAGCGTTCACAAAGGAAAATAGAATTGTGGGAATTTCATGGGCAAACAAGAGAGACAGTGGACTTTGGTTTGCTCCTCCAGAGGCAAGAGAAATGAGGCTTGGAATTCAATTGTTGCCCATATCCCCAATCACTGAGATCTTGTTCTCTGATGATGGCTTTGCTAAGGAAATTGTGGAATGGGCATTGCCATCTCTGAGTAGAGAAGGAGTTGAGGAAGGATGGAAGGGTTTTGTCTATGCCTTGCAAGGGATTTATGATAAGGATGGTGCTTTGGAGAAGATTAAGAGCGTGACGGGTTTTGATGATGGAAACTCTCTCACTAATCTCCTATGGTGGATTCATAGTAGGAGCTTAGGTTCACAGTAG
- the LOC18782320 gene encoding cinnamoyl-CoA reductase-like SNL6, whose translation MRKMAMEEFAVLKPQVRCLREEEQKVCVNNAFSCGLDARERKLVCVTGGNSNLGSHIVKALLARSYLVRVTIQNQGDYEDMKKLMRDEEINQLEGVVVAKMGSLDSLCEAFRGCHAIFHTSSFIDPHGISGYSEHMAFLEAEAARNVIEACGRAAYAKRCIFTSSLLAAIWTGDNENKIIDEFSWTNEEFCRENKLWLALGKTTAEMTCWRKSKEMKVNLVTVCPGLLMDASFPNAHNYVPYLKGGKVMLEHGHLAIEDARKAAKAHVYVYEAMDYGACGRYLCYGKVVRKMSEAIELENGLKIHGLLSGGRHEALDEEIHIMLSNAKLVRLIQGSQKLSCK comes from the exons atgagaaagatggcaatggaagaattcgCAGTTCTAAAACCTCAAGTGCGTTGTTTAAGGGAGGAGGAGCAGAAGGTTTGTGTGAACAATGCCTTCAGCTGCGGTTTGGATGCAAGAGAGAGGAAGCTGGTTTGTGTGACCGGTGGGAATTCTAACTTGGGTTCTCACATAGTTAAGGCTCTATTGGCACGTAGTTACTTGGTCCGAGTCACAATTCAAAACCAAG GGGATTATGAAGACATGAAGAAGCTAATGAGAGATGAAGAGATAAACCAACTCGAGGGCGTTGTTGTGGCGAAGATGGGTAGTCTGGACAGTCTCTGTGAGGCTTTTAGAGGTTGTCATGCAATTTTTCATACCTCCTCCTTCATTGATCCACACGGTATCTCCGGTTATTCG GAACATATGGCATTTCTCGAGGCTGAAGCGGCAAGGAATGTTATTGAAGCTTGTGGCAGGGCAGCATATGCAAAGAGATGTATCTTCACTTCCTCTCTTCTTGCTGCCATTTGGACTGGTGACAATGAAAACAAGATCATTGATGAGTTTAGCTGGACCAATGAGGAATTCTGCAGAGAAAACAAG CTTTGGCTAGCCTTAGGAAAGACCACTGCAGAGATGACTTGTTGGAGGAAGTCCAAGGAAATGAAAGTGAATCTTGTTACAGTCTGCCCCGGCCTTCTCATGGATGCATCTTTTCCAAATGCTCACAACTATGTACCATATCTTAAAG GCGGCAAGGTCATGCTCGAACACGGTCACCTAGCCATTGAGGATGCGAGGAAGGCGGCAAAAGCACATGTCTATGTTTATGAAGCCATGGACTATGGAGCCTGTGGGAGATACCTCTGCTATGGGAAGGTTGTAAGAAAAATGAGCGAAGCTATTGAACTAGAAAATGGATTGAAGATTCATGGTTTGTTATCAGGAGGAAGACATGAGGCCTTAGATGAAGAAATACATATCATGCTTAGTAATGCAAAGCTTGTTCGATTGATTCAAGGTTCTCAAAAGTTGTCTTGCAAGTAG